Proteins co-encoded in one Nostoc sp. KVJ3 genomic window:
- a CDS encoding TIGR04283 family arsenosugar biosynthesis glycosyltransferase: MSQVSVIIPTLNEATNLGRTLRQLTLLNPPPDEVIVVDGGSQDQTVTIAKRIFESFNQTLNVQFLLSQQPGRSLQMNYGASAATGDIICFLHADTWVPDDLITVINKTLAEPTIACGGFISLMSGSQTTRWGISLHNYLKTYYAPLLFKPHLFFRGLRLLFGDQVMFCRRIDFWDCGGFDEALPIMEDGDLCLKLVKKGRIYLVNRIVHSSDRRVAKWGSFKATAIYLYIGLLWGLALMQIILNSFIKIFADLSSSHSEDRISALRH; the protein is encoded by the coding sequence ATGTCTCAAGTTTCTGTTATCATTCCTACTTTAAATGAAGCAACTAACTTAGGGCGGACATTGCGCCAACTGACTTTACTTAATCCTCCTCCTGATGAAGTGATAGTGGTAGATGGTGGCAGCCAAGATCAGACGGTGACAATTGCAAAGCGAATTTTTGAGTCATTTAATCAAACTTTGAATGTACAATTTCTTTTATCTCAACAACCAGGGCGTTCTCTTCAGATGAACTATGGAGCATCAGCAGCAACTGGAGATATTATTTGCTTTCTTCATGCAGATACTTGGGTTCCAGATGATCTAATTACCGTCATCAACAAGACTCTGGCAGAACCTACCATTGCCTGTGGCGGGTTCATTTCTCTGATGTCAGGTTCTCAAACAACTCGTTGGGGTATCTCTCTACATAATTATTTAAAAACCTATTACGCACCACTGTTATTTAAGCCTCACCTATTTTTCCGAGGATTGCGCCTGTTGTTTGGAGATCAAGTAATGTTCTGTCGTCGGATTGATTTTTGGGATTGTGGCGGATTTGATGAGGCATTGCCGATTATGGAGGATGGAGATTTATGTCTAAAATTAGTTAAAAAAGGACGTATTTATCTGGTAAATCGGATTGTTCATTCCTCAGATCGTCGCGTAGCCAAATGGGGTAGCTTCAAAGCAACTGCAATTTACCTTTATATTGGCCTTTTGTGGGGATTGGCGTTAATGCAAATTATCTTAAACAGTTTTATCAAGATATTCGCTGATTTAAGCTCCAGTCATAGTGAAGATAGGATATCCGCGTTGAGGCATTAA
- a CDS encoding acyltransferase family protein yields the protein MNLKSDLYIINNQQERHYDLDWLRVLAVLLLIYFHAAAVFYQGELGDFYIKNDLLSPVLGWFIFFVHQWHMPLFFFISGAASWFSLQLRTPMEYVNERFRRLLIPFIFGTLVLVPPQVYYKLLTDHTDIGSYLQFYPQSFNGIRPQGNKDNNKTTKSVCLKFLLSFLL from the coding sequence ATGAATTTAAAATCTGATTTATACATAATAAATAATCAGCAAGAAAGACACTATGACCTGGATTGGTTAAGAGTATTGGCGGTGCTATTGCTGATTTATTTTCATGCTGCCGCAGTTTTTTACCAAGGCGAATTGGGCGATTTTTATATTAAAAATGACTTACTAAGCCCTGTCCTTGGATGGTTTATTTTTTTTGTTCATCAGTGGCACATGCCATTGTTTTTTTTTATTTCCGGGGCTGCCTCTTGGTTTTCTCTCCAGTTGCGAACACCAATGGAATATGTGAATGAGCGTTTTAGACGACTATTGATCCCCTTCATATTTGGCACGCTGGTGTTAGTTCCTCCTCAAGTGTATTATAAACTTCTTACTGATCACACAGATATCGGTTCCTATTTACAGTTTTACCCACAGTCTTTTAACGGGATTCGTCCTCAAGGTAATAAAGATAACAATAAAACCACTAAATCGGTATGTCTCAAGTTTCTGTTATCATTCCTACTTTAA
- a CDS encoding rhodanese-like domain-containing protein, which produces MLLYSGKPRPLVLDARSQTEYAVSHIETATQIDPLIPDLAVLSTVAKDNPIVVYCSVGYRSAKLAQQLNETGMKCIYNLSGGIFQWANEGRLIFRHNQPTQVVHPYNAIWGKMLKARYHALED; this is translated from the coding sequence TTGCTATTATATTCTGGAAAGCCGCGGCCATTAGTGCTGGATGCACGAAGTCAGACAGAATATGCGGTGAGCCATATCGAAACAGCAACACAGATAGATCCTCTTATACCTGACTTAGCAGTACTTTCTACAGTGGCAAAAGACAACCCAATTGTCGTGTACTGTTCCGTTGGCTACCGTAGCGCCAAATTAGCCCAGCAGCTTAATGAAACTGGGATGAAGTGCATTTATAACTTGAGCGGTGGGATTTTTCAGTGGGCAAATGAAGGAAGGCTCATTTTTAGACACAATCAACCTACACAGGTTGTACATCCTTACAATGCAATCTGGGGAAAAATGCTAAAAGCTCGTTACCATGCTCTGGAGGATTAA
- a CDS encoding spore photoproduct lyase family protein, whose translation MPERVLFTPAALNEVWGQQILARIESLNLPIEELSQNRLKGLRGESERDTYNIAKRTLAVVTAPPSSFKLSPIPPSADWQFHIAEGCPAHCQYCYLAGSLSGPPVIRVFANLPQILENLANYEQQSQNTSFEVSCYTDPLGIEHLTGSLAECIRYFGTRSNAHLRWVSKFDAVDGLFDLPHNGHTRCRMSVNAAPISGKFEGGTASVTYRLNALRRLALPLERGGGGYPVGLVIAPIIPIDDWQMHYSSLFDQINEALDFECNLTFELISHRFTPGSKEVLRTWYPQSKLEMDEAKRSVKRNKFGGTKYVYDKDTMKALRCFFETEISRRFSNAGILYWT comes from the coding sequence ATACCTGAACGGGTACTGTTTACACCTGCTGCCTTAAATGAGGTTTGGGGGCAGCAGATTCTTGCACGTATAGAGTCACTTAACTTACCAATCGAAGAATTATCACAGAATCGTCTCAAGGGACTGCGTGGTGAGTCTGAGCGGGATACTTACAACATCGCCAAGCGTACCTTAGCAGTGGTTACTGCACCACCCAGTTCTTTTAAACTGAGTCCCATTCCACCTTCTGCGGATTGGCAGTTTCACATTGCTGAAGGTTGTCCGGCTCATTGTCAATACTGCTACTTAGCTGGTAGTTTGTCGGGACCACCTGTCATCCGCGTTTTTGCTAACTTACCGCAGATATTAGAGAACTTAGCTAACTACGAGCAACAAAGTCAAAACACGAGTTTTGAAGTTAGCTGTTACACAGACCCATTGGGTATTGAACATCTAACTGGAAGCCTTGCTGAATGTATTCGTTACTTTGGCACTCGTAGTAATGCACATTTACGTTGGGTATCGAAATTTGATGCTGTGGATGGGTTATTTGACCTCCCACACAATGGGCATACCCGTTGTCGGATGAGTGTTAATGCAGCGCCGATTTCTGGCAAGTTTGAAGGTGGCACAGCATCTGTAACATACAGACTGAATGCATTGCGACGGTTAGCGCTACCATTAGAGCGTGGCGGTGGTGGTTATCCAGTAGGCTTAGTTATTGCGCCAATTATACCGATAGACGATTGGCAGATGCACTATAGTTCTTTGTTTGACCAGATAAACGAGGCACTGGATTTTGAGTGTAACCTTACTTTTGAACTAATCTCGCATCGGTTCACACCTGGGTCAAAAGAAGTTTTACGAACTTGGTATCCGCAATCAAAATTAGAGATGGATGAGGCAAAACGCAGTGTCAAGCGTAATAAGTTTGGCGGAACGAAGTACGTTTACGACAAGGACACAATGAAGGCGTTGCGTTGCTTTTTTGAGACGGAGATTAGTAGGCGCTTTTCAAATGCGGGAATTCTTTATTGGACTTAG